One part of the Strix aluco isolate bStrAlu1 chromosome 27, bStrAlu1.hap1, whole genome shotgun sequence genome encodes these proteins:
- the HOXC12 gene encoding homeobox protein Hox-C12 produces MGEHNLLNPGFVGPLVNIHTGDTFYFPNFRASGGQLPGLPSLSYPRRDNVCSLPWASSEPCNGYPQPYLSSPVSINPSFGRACDLARVEESKCYYRETCSETTGLKREERGRDSALLPLESSLPNGMGGNFSKYDYPSSEAVPHDPPSCQSLESDSSSSLLNEGNKGTTGEAGGLVSPLNQGSTLGNGGAPWYPMHTRSRKKRKPYSKLQLAELEGEFMVNEFITRQRRRELSDRLNLSDQQVKIWFQNRRMKKKRLLLREQALSFF; encoded by the exons ATGGGCGAGCACAACCTCCTTAATCCCGGCTTTGTGGGACCTCTGGTGAACATCCACACGGGAGACACCTTCTACTTCCCTAATTTCCGTGCCTCCGGAGGGCAGCTGCCCGGTTTGCCTTCCCTCTCCTACCCCCGACGGGATAACGtctgctccctgccctgggcatccTCGGAGCCCTGCAACGGGTACCCTCAGCCCTACCTGAGCAGCCCCGTCTCCATTAACCCTTCCTTCGGCAGAGCCTGCGACCTCGCCCGggtggaggaaagcaaatgttatTACCGGGAAACCTGCTCCGAAACCACCGGGCtcaagagggaggagaggggcagggacAGTGCCTTGTTGCCCCTCGAATCCAGCCTCCCCAATGGCATGGGGGGCAATTTCAGCAAATATGACTATCCGAGCAGCGAGGCGGTGCCCCACGACCCTCCATCCTGCCAGTCCTTGGAGTCAGACTCCAGCTCCTCCTTGCTCAATGAAGGGAATAAAGGCACGACCGGAGAAGCGGGGGGTTTGGTGTCCCCCCTGAACCAAGGCAGCACTTTAGGCAACGGTG GTGCTCCTTGGTACCCGATGCACACACGATCCCGGAAAAAACGAAAACCCTATTCCAAactgcagctggcagagctggaagGGGAGTTTATGGTCAATGAATTCATTACTCGCCAAAGAAGGAGGGAGCTCTCAGACCGATTAAACCTGAGCGACCAGCAGGTGAAGATCTGGTTCCAGAACCGGcgtatgaaaaagaaaagactcCTCCTGAGAGAGCAagccctttctttcttttaa
- the HOXC13 gene encoding homeobox protein Hox-C13, with product MTAPLGLPPRWPDGLACRCEDAPREKNRMEGLGHCREMMPHAGLAVPTAPPPPPPPQGAAYAELAAAEPPRQCPSGAASSAALGYGYPFGGGYYGCRLSHSHGVNLQQKPCAYHPGEKYPEAGGPLPGEELPSRAKEFAFYPGFPSSYQAVPGYLDVSVVPGLGGHPEPRHDALLPMEGYQHWALSNGWDGQVYCSKEQSQSAHLWKSPFPDVVPLQPEVSSYRRGRKKRVPYTKIQLKELEKEYAASKFITKEKRRRISATTNLSERQVTIWFQNRRVKEKKVVSKSKTAHLHAT from the exons ATGACGGCACCGCTCGGCCTCCCCCCGCGCTGGCCCGACGGCCTCGCCTGCCGCTGCGAGGACGCCCCGCGGGAGAAAAACCGCATGGAGGGGCTGGGGCACTGCCGGGAGATGATGCCCCACGCGGGACTCGCCGTCCCCAccgccccaccgccccccccgccgccgcaggGAGCCGCGTACGCGGAGCTGGCGGCTGCCGAACCCCCCCGGCAGTGCCCGTCGGGGGCGGCTTCCAGCGCGGCGCTGGGCTACGGTTACCCCTTCGGTGGGGGCTACTACGGCTGCAGGTTGTCCCACTCCCACGGAGTCAACTTGCAGCAGAAACCCTGCGCTTATCACCCCGGGGAGAAGTACCCCGAGGCCGGCGGGCCCCTGCCCGGCGAGGAGCTGCCGTCGAGGGCCAAGGAATTCGCCTTTTATCCCGGTTTTCCCAGCTCCTACCAGGCGGTCCCTGGCTATTTGGACGTGTCGGTGGTACCGGGGCTCGGTGGTCACCCGGAACCGAGACACGACGCTTTGCTTCCCATGGAAGGTTACCAGCACTGGGCTCTTTCTAACGGCTGGGATGGGCAAGTGTACTGCTCCAAAGAGCAATCCCAGTCCGCACACCTCTGGAAATCACCTTTCCCAG acgTGGTCCCCTTACAACCCGAAGTCAGCAGCTATCGGAGGGGACGGAAAAAAAGGGTTCCTTACACCAAAATCCAGCTGAAGGAGTTGGAGAAGGAGTACGCGGCCAGCAAATTCATCAccaaagagaagaggaggaggatttCGGCCACCACCAACCTGTCCGAGCGCCAAGTGACTATCTGGTTCCAGAACCGGAGGGTCAAGGAGAAGAAAGTGGTGAGCAAATCCAAGACAGCACATCTCCACGCCACCTGA